One Setaria italica strain Yugu1 chromosome I, Setaria_italica_v2.0, whole genome shotgun sequence DNA window includes the following coding sequences:
- the LOC101767480 gene encoding uncharacterized protein LOC101767480 — translation MVKLATARECRAYSLGAGGGSGTALRNRWEYINAGVYVFSAVLLVGGFLGQLLATTWGGSSRPALVVAAVGLAGVLAANVHDLLAHVAGVDYRLGMVAGLDAQLALVEIAVPAVQIAGTTLMLIAVVVFEIQMERGYRHGLARHGLNLLIAGPALWCLGSVHNICQVYERASGHVQLLQKSVQIPLLLGSTLFLIAGIVNRHDRRSRTAAFSLLGRSWAWFCLFGSLLFLAGGVLNLLKVFKTQQMGGRGMEKLRGGAQERLAMEREGKVPLILEHGGRRGTRDPAVVPPPPQQQPPHGSYKDALVSSAS, via the exons ATGGTGAAGCTGGCGACGGCGCGCGAGTGCCGCGCGTAcagcctcggcgccggcggcgggtccgGCACGGCGTTGCGCAACCGGTGGGAGTACATCAACGCCGGGGTGTACGTGTTCTCGGCGGTGCTCCTGGTGGGCGGGTTCCTGGGGCAGCTCCTCGCCACGACGTGGGGCGGGTCCAGCCGGCCTGCGCTCGTGGTGGCCGCGGTCGGGCTCGCCGGCGTGCTGGCCGCCAACGTCCACGACCTCCTGGCGCACGTCGCCGGTGTCGACTACCGGCTCGGGATGGTGGCCGGGCTCGATGCCCAGCTCGCGCTCGTCGAGATCGCCGTCCCCGCCGTGCAGATCGCCGGCACCACGCTCATGCtcatcgccgtcgtcgtcttcgagATTCAG ATGGAGAGAGGTTACCGGCACGGCCTGGCAAGGCACGGCCTGAACCTGCTGATCGCCGGGCCGGCGCTCTGGTGCCTGGGCTCCGTGCACAACATCTGCCAGGTGTACGAGCGTGCCAGCGGCCACGTCCAGCTCCTGCAGAAGAGCGTCCAGATCCCGCTCCTCCTGGGAAGCACGCTCTTCCTCATCGCCGGCATTGTCAACCGCCACGACCGCCGCAGCCGCACTGCCGCCTTCTCGCTACTG GGGAGGAGCTGGGCGTGGTTCTGCCTGTTCGGGAGCCTCCtgttcctcgccggcggcgtgctGAACCTGCTCAAGGTGTTCAAGACGCAGCAGATGGGCGGCCGGGGCATGGAgaagctccgcggcggcgcgcaggagcGGCTGGCCATGGAGAGGGAGGGCAAGGTGCCGCTCATCCTGGAGCACGGCGGCCGGAGGGGGACCCGGGACCCGGCcgtcgtgccgccgccgccgcagcagcagccgccgcacgGGTCCTACAAGGACGCGCTCGTCAGCAGCGCAAGCTAG
- the LOC101767076 gene encoding rhodanese-like domain-containing protein 4, chloroplastic yields MAVILSSAAPTPLSPPARPRRQQQQPRATSGLRGGLARLSGALVLSHAGAALAVPLSYEEALRLSSDSGGDGGEFALTLPDLGLDGLVDFVTENPIVIAASVAAVALPLLLGQLLGGGGGGSKSYAVVSARTAYQRLLEEPGVQLVDIRALKDAREAGAPDLREAKKKAAAVPYNGEDKNGFLKKLALRFKDPENTTLIIIDKFDGNSELVAELVTTNGYKAAFAVKDGAEGSRGWKSSNLPWKEPAKGFSLDLGELFGDGSDGLPLTIGFAAATGLGVLAYTEIETLLQFLGSAAIVQLVATKLLYAEDRQKTLKQIDEFFNKKVAPKDLVDEIKEIGQALLPLPGEPKSQPALETGTPAAAPAAEATTESAPATPTPLSPYTNYPDLKPPTPPSAPSAEAEAEVKVESTATEAPASVNSAPPARPRPLSPYPNYPDLKPPSSPSPSPP; encoded by the exons ATGGCCGTCATTCTTTCCTCAGCAGCGCCAACGCCACTGAGTcctcccgcgcgcccgcggaggcagcagcagcagccgaggGCCACCAGCGGCCTCCGCGGTGGCCTCGCTCGCCTCTCCGGCGCGCTCGTCCTCTcccacgccggcgccgcgctcgccgtgcCACTCTCCTACGAGGAGGCGCTGCGCCTCTCGTCCGACTCCGGCGGGGACGGGGGCGAGTTCGCGCTCACGCTCCCGGACCTCGGCCTCGACGGGCTCGTCGACTTCGTCACCGAGAACCCTATCGTCATTGCCGCGAGCGTAGCTGCCGTtgcgctgccgctgctcctcgGGCAGCTgctggggggcggcggcggggggtcCAAGTCCTACGCCGTCGTGTCCGCGAGGACGGCGTACCAGCGGCTGCTCGAGGAGCCCGGCGTGCAGCTCGTCGACATCAGGGCGCTCAAGGACGCGCGGGAGGCCGGCGCGCCGGACCTCAGGGAGGCCAAGAAGAAGGCGGCCGCCGTGCCGTACAACGGGGAGGACAAGAACGGATTCTTGAAGAAGCTGGCGCTGCGGTTCAAGGACCCGGAGAACACCACGTTGATCATCATTGACAA ATTTGATGGGAACTCCGAACTAGTTGCTGAACTTGTCACAACCAATGGTTACAAAGCTGCTTTCGCAGTGAAGGATGGTGCAGAAGGAAGTCGGGGATGGAAG AGCAGTAATCTTCCCTGGAAGGAGCCTGCAAAAGGATTCAGTTTGGACTTGGGCGAGCTATTTGGG GATGGTTCAGATGGCTTACCTCTGACAATTGGTTTTGCTGCAGCTACTGGTTTGGGAGTACTTGCCTACACAGAG ATTGAGACTTTGCTACAGTTTTTGGGTTCGGCTGCTATTGTTCAGCTAGTGGCAACCAAGCTCTTGTATGCCGAG GATCGACAAAAGACCCTTAAACAGATTGATGAGTTCTTTAACAAGAAGGTTGCTCCGAAGGATCTTGTTGATGAAATAAAG GAAATCGGGCAGGCTCTACTACCTTTACCTGGTGAACCTAAGAGCCAACCAGCACTAGAAACAGGGACTCCAGCTGCCGcaccagcagcagaagccacCACGGAATCGGCTCCTGCAACGCCCACACCTCTTTCACCTTATACAAAT TACCCAGATCTCAAACCACCAACACCCCCTTCAGCACCCTCTGCGGAGGCTGAAGCCGAGGTGAAGGTTGAGAGCACCGCCACTGAAGCCCCGGCGTCGGTCAACTCGGCACCTCCTGCCCGCCCCAGACCTCTGTCACCATACCCTAAT TATCCGGATCTCAAGCCGCCATCCTCACCTTCGCCATCACCACCTTAA
- the LOC101766664 gene encoding transcription factor SPEECHLESS: MADGLCELMVDGHRDLRHLSGAEDLFSILETWEECMNGGGGGGGGGSSEAMPAYSQSSTGGSDSGAVAGARPAANSRRRSRDEERGVGRGAPVPKKQKVSAAAAITAQDAAADEGAAKMSHIAVERNRRKQMNEHLAVLRSLMPCFYVKRGDQASIIGGVVDYIKELQQVLRSLEAKKHRKAYAEQVLSPRTTVSAASPRPLVKPTPPLSPRVAVPISPRTPTPGSPYKPPPAGGAAAGSRVPHPAAYMMPSPAMTPATSSSSSSYSHDQQHYPATSQPYLPTLDSLVTELAAQAAGAGRPAAAGLALPDVRVEFAGPNLVLKTVSHRAPGQALKIIAALESLSLEILHVSVSTVDDTMVHSFTIKIGIECELSAEELVHEIQQTLL; encoded by the exons ATGGCGGACGGCCTGTGCGAGCTCATGGTCGACGGCCACCGCGACCTCCGGCACCTGTCGGGCGCCGAAGACCTCTTCAGCATCCTCGAGACGTGGGAGGAGTGCatgaacggcggcggcggtggaggtggcggcggttcTTCTGAGGCGATGCCAGCATATAGCCAGAGCTCCACCGGCGGTTCTGATTCCGGGGCCGTGGCGGGGGCTAGGCCGGCGGCGAACAGCCGGCGGCGCTCGCGCGATGAGGAGAGAGGCGTTGGCCGTGGCGCTCCGGTGCCGAAGAAGCAGAAggtttcggcggcggcggccataaCGGCGCAGGATGCGGCCGCCGATGAGGGGGCGGCGAAGATGTCGCATATCGCGGTGGAGCGCAACCGGAGGAAGCAGATGAACGAGCACCTCGCTGTGCTTCGTTCGCTGATGCCATGCTTCTACGTCAAGAGG GGAGACCAAGCGTCCATCATAGGAGGCGTGGttgactacatcaaggagcttCAGCAGGTGCTGCGTTCGCTGGAGGCCAAGAAGCACCGCAAGGCCTACGCGGAGCAGGTGCTCAGCCCGCGGACCACCGTGTCGGCGGCCAGCCCGCGGCCGCTCGTCAagcccacgccgccgctgagcCCGCGTGTGGCGGTGCCGATAAGCCCACGGACGCCGACGCCCGGCAGCCCGTACAAGCCACCGCCCGCAGGCGGGGCTGCCGCCGGAAGCAGGGTCCCGCACCCGGCGGCCTACATGATGCCGTCGCCGGCGATGACGCCcgcgacgtcgtcgtcgtcgtcgtcctacTCGCACGACCAGCAGCACTACCCGGCGACGTCGCAGCCGTACCTGCCGACCCTGGACAGCCTCGTGACCGAGCTCGCCGcgcaggccgccggcgccggcagacCCGCGGCGGCCGGGCTCGCCCTCCCCGACGTGAGGGTGGAGTTTGCGGGGCCCAACCTGGTGCTGAAGACGGTGTCGCACCGCGCGCCGGGGCAGGCGCTCAAGATCATCGCCGCTCTCGAGAGCCTCTCGCTCGAGATCCTCCACGTCAGCGTCAGCACCGTCGACGACACCATGGTGCACTCCTTCACCATCAAG ATTGGGATCGAGTGTGAGCTTAGCGCGGAGGAGCTTGTGCACGAAATTCAGCAGACGCTCTTGTGA